Proteins encoded together in one Desulfosporosinus meridiei DSM 13257 window:
- a CDS encoding VanW family protein: MATKFRYQSDRPVTRSKYRLLLGKLFFTWRRYFQWYFSRSTQYASTFQNLAFPFKVADHKTPLYRQLKNVDRWLQENKVTNLKLAVSKINGLVLKPGETFSLWRLVGKPTKAKGFSEGMVLKNGSFVPGVGGGLCQLSNLIYWMTLHTPLQVKERWRHTHDVFPDANRTQPFGSGATIVYNYIDLQIKNVTPNYYQLQINVGESDLEGQWRCEQPLSHKYKVYESDHLITQEWWGGYMRHNVISRQIFDLHNNQLGDEFITENHAIMMYEPMLTGSI; this comes from the coding sequence TTGGCTACCAAGTTTAGATATCAGTCTGATAGGCCGGTGACACGTTCTAAATACCGGTTGCTTCTTGGCAAGCTTTTCTTTACATGGCGTCGTTACTTCCAATGGTATTTTTCTAGGTCAACCCAATATGCATCTACATTCCAGAATCTTGCCTTCCCTTTTAAAGTGGCAGATCATAAAACGCCATTGTATCGGCAGCTTAAAAATGTTGATAGGTGGTTGCAGGAAAACAAGGTAACGAACTTGAAGTTGGCTGTGTCGAAGATAAATGGGTTAGTTCTTAAACCAGGAGAGACATTTTCCCTTTGGCGTTTGGTAGGAAAACCAACGAAAGCAAAAGGGTTCTCGGAAGGGATGGTGCTAAAAAACGGGTCTTTTGTACCGGGAGTTGGAGGGGGCCTATGCCAACTTTCCAATCTTATCTATTGGATGACCTTACATACCCCCTTACAAGTAAAGGAACGCTGGCGCCACACTCATGACGTATTTCCGGATGCTAACAGGACTCAACCCTTTGGAAGCGGAGCCACCATTGTTTATAATTATATAGATCTCCAAATAAAAAATGTGACCCCAAATTATTATCAACTTCAAATAAATGTCGGAGAATCAGATCTGGAAGGCCAATGGCGATGTGAACAACCTCTATCCCATAAATATAAAGTTTATGAAAGTGACCACTTGATTACCCAAGAATGGTGGGGTGGGTACATGCGTCACAATGTTATAAGCCGCCAGATATTTGATCTCCATAATAATCAGCTAGGAGACGAGTTTATCACTGAAAATCATGCCATAATGATGTACGAGCCTATGTTAACAGGTAGTATTTAA
- a CDS encoding tRNA-uridine aminocarboxypropyltransferase, translating into MDNAFKVKQITKLYDSCNQCGLPTLTCICDMVTPINSRAKFWILTSEREFSRPSSTGRLLKLINPLSTEIFLWERTKPSQKLIEKMTNFKGKTYLLFPSEHEDSESKTLSNLQEEMNAFILIDGTWKEARKIFRKCDYLKSIPQISIKPDYESEFTLRRGRLQKTLCTIEAAMEILKSTGETEQQRIVEQYFNLFLKHYKAGANSHLPKD; encoded by the coding sequence ATGGATAATGCTTTTAAAGTAAAGCAAATTACCAAACTATATGATAGTTGTAATCAATGTGGTTTGCCGACTTTGACTTGCATATGTGATATGGTTACTCCGATAAATTCAAGAGCCAAGTTTTGGATTTTAACGAGTGAAAGGGAATTTTCCAGGCCATCAAGTACTGGAAGATTACTTAAATTGATAAATCCACTTTCAACGGAAATATTCTTATGGGAACGAACCAAACCCTCGCAAAAATTGATCGAAAAGATGACTAACTTTAAGGGTAAAACGTATTTATTATTTCCGTCTGAGCATGAGGATTCTGAGAGTAAAACTCTAAGCAACCTTCAAGAAGAAATGAACGCATTCATTCTAATTGATGGTACTTGGAAGGAAGCAAGAAAGATCTTTAGGAAGTGCGATTATTTGAAAAGCATTCCCCAAATCTCTATCAAGCCGGATTATGAGTCTGAATTCACATTGCGAAGGGGTAGGCTTCAAAAAACACTTTGCACGATTGAAGCGGCAATGGAAATTCTAAAAAGTACTGGGGAGACAGAACAGCAAAGAATAGTCGAGCAATACTTTAACCTTTTTCTTAAACACTATAAAGCAGGTGCTAACTCCCATTTGCCTAAAGACTAA
- a CDS encoding GNAT family N-acetyltransferase — translation MEIKIRDAVIKDYESLCEVYIELDEQHRLNHPELFILPEDYAKAKEYLLESINDSNKGLFVAEADSKVVGFAECYLQKSSNFPIIKKREWIQIDGIAVREGYQKHGIGTLLLRRVFEWAKNKDVDRIELKVYSFNSNAAQFYANNGFRELSKAMYLNL, via the coding sequence TTGGAAATAAAGATTAGAGATGCAGTCATAAAGGACTATGAAAGTTTATGCGAGGTATACATTGAACTTGACGAACAACACCGGCTAAATCATCCTGAACTTTTTATTTTGCCTGAAGATTATGCAAAGGCAAAAGAGTACCTACTGGAAAGCATTAATGATTCTAATAAAGGGCTTTTTGTTGCTGAGGCAGATTCAAAAGTTGTTGGTTTTGCAGAATGTTACTTACAAAAGTCATCTAATTTCCCAATTATTAAGAAGAGGGAATGGATACAAATAGATGGTATAGCTGTCAGGGAAGGTTACCAAAAACATGGTATTGGGACACTCCTTTTAAGAAGAGTCTTTGAATGGGCTAAGAATAAGGATGTAGATAGAATTGAGCTAAAAGTATATTCCTTTAATTCTAATGCCGCCCAATTTTATGCTAATAATGGTTTTAGAGAATTAAGTAAGGCTATGTATTTAAACTTATAG
- a CDS encoding DUF4180 domain-containing protein, with protein sequence MKINTVKDNNIEIAVVDCNEILITDVQSALDLMATIRYETGCDHIIIYKSAICEEFFDLKTKLAGEILQKFVNYHVKIAIVGDFSVYTSKSLKDFIYESNKGKDIFFLPNEEQAVQKLSKQ encoded by the coding sequence ATGAAAATTAATACAGTGAAAGATAATAATATAGAAATTGCTGTAGTAGATTGTAACGAAATATTGATAACAGATGTTCAATCAGCATTAGATTTAATGGCAACAATTAGGTACGAAACAGGTTGTGATCATATAATCATTTATAAATCAGCAATCTGTGAAGAGTTTTTCGATTTAAAAACTAAACTTGCAGGTGAAATATTGCAAAAGTTTGTTAATTATCATGTGAAGATAGCAATTGTCGGCGATTTTTCAGTGTATACCAGCAAGAGCCTTAAAGATTTCATTTATGAGAGTAATAAAGGAAAGGATATATTTTTCCTGCCCAATGAAGAACAGGCTGTTCAAAAGTTGAGTAAACAATGA
- a CDS encoding aspartate/glutamate racemase family protein — MKTIGLIGGMSWESSSEYYRIINEEVKQRLGGLHSAKCVLYSVDFEEIENCQRNGEWEKATQILIDAAQSLESAGSDFLIICTNTMHKVAKEIQAGINIPILHIADITAQHVLSNEIKTVGLLGTRYTMEQDFYKSRLETRGIKVLIPMETDRVIVNKVIYNELCLGQIIEESRVQYKRIIEDLIERGAMGIILGCTEIGLLVKPVDSSVPLFDTTSLHAIGAVNLAIE; from the coding sequence ATGAAGACAATCGGTTTAATTGGAGGAATGAGCTGGGAATCGTCATCCGAATATTATCGCATTATCAATGAAGAAGTTAAGCAAAGGCTCGGAGGTCTGCATTCGGCCAAATGCGTTCTCTACAGCGTAGACTTCGAGGAAATAGAGAACTGTCAAAGAAATGGAGAATGGGAAAAGGCTACCCAGATTCTAATAGATGCTGCTCAAAGTCTGGAGTCGGCAGGGTCTGATTTTCTCATCATTTGTACGAATACGATGCATAAGGTTGCTAAAGAGATCCAGGCGGGCATAAATATTCCAATACTTCACATTGCTGACATTACAGCACAACATGTTTTATCTAACGAGATTAAAACAGTTGGCTTATTGGGAACAAGATATACTATGGAACAGGATTTCTATAAATCTCGCTTAGAGACTAGGGGAATAAAAGTATTGATTCCAATGGAAACGGATAGGGTAATAGTAAATAAAGTAATATATAACGAGCTATGTCTGGGACAGATTATTGAAGAATCTAGAGTCCAATATAAAAGAATCATTGAGGATTTAATAGAAAGAGGCGCGATGGGAATTATTTTAGGGTGTACAGAAATTGGTTTGTTAGTTAAACCAGTGGACTCGTCTGTACCCTTATTTGATACAACTTCGCTTCATGCCATAGGGGCGGTAAACTTAGCAATAGAATAA
- a CDS encoding DUF2238 domain-containing protein, with translation MNDRLEPFHRGLLVIFFAVLIWSVINPKDLFTWFLEVFPALIGLSVVTLTYNRFRLTNLVYFLILVHAIILIVGGHYTYAEMPIFNWLRDAFHLARNYYDRLGHFAQGFIPAIIVREILVRKSALKRGKLLSFLIISICLAISASYELIEWGVAEATGSAADAFLGTQGDVWDTQWDMFMALLGAIMALASMSNLHDKFLKKFINQ, from the coding sequence ATGAACGATAGATTAGAACCATTCCATAGGGGCTTATTAGTGATTTTTTTTGCCGTGCTCATTTGGTCGGTTATAAATCCAAAGGATTTATTTACATGGTTTTTAGAAGTTTTTCCGGCACTGATTGGGTTAAGTGTAGTAACCTTAACTTATAACCGATTTAGATTGACCAATTTAGTTTACTTTTTGATATTAGTCCACGCGATCATACTAATAGTTGGTGGACACTACACATATGCAGAAATGCCGATATTTAATTGGCTAAGAGATGCTTTTCATCTTGCTAGGAATTATTATGATAGGCTGGGGCATTTTGCCCAGGGTTTTATACCCGCTATTATCGTCAGAGAAATATTAGTGCGGAAATCAGCATTAAAAAGAGGTAAATTATTATCGTTCCTTATAATTAGCATCTGTCTTGCCATTAGTGCATCCTATGAATTAATTGAATGGGGAGTGGCAGAGGCCACCGGTAGCGCAGCCGATGCATTTTTAGGTACTCAAGGGGATGTTTGGGATACACAATGGGACATGTTTATGGCACTTTTAGGAGCAATAATGGCATTAGCATCTATGAGCAATCTCCATGACAAGTTCCTAAAAAAATTCATTAATCAGTGA
- a CDS encoding dienelactone hydrolase family protein — MERKEYAVIVLHEIYGINPHIKWVCEHYLESGYDVLCPDFFKGKEFFGYSREGEAYQYFIDHIGFNSMTEEFEKILQKAHSNYKRVYLLGFSVGATAAWLCSGLESTVDGAICYYGSRIRDYQFINPKCPVLLIWAKEEKFFDVLELSNALKTKPFVRTHILDGKHGFSDPFSKNYNEQSQKIAQDLVGRFLHSLKGR; from the coding sequence ATGGAACGTAAAGAATACGCAGTAATTGTTTTGCATGAGATCTATGGTATTAACCCCCACATTAAATGGGTATGCGAACACTATTTGGAGTCTGGATATGATGTTTTGTGCCCCGATTTCTTTAAGGGTAAAGAATTCTTTGGTTATAGTAGAGAGGGAGAAGCTTATCAGTATTTTATTGATCACATTGGATTCAATTCGATGACAGAGGAATTTGAGAAAATATTGCAGAAGGCACATAGCAATTATAAACGGGTATATTTACTAGGCTTTAGTGTTGGGGCTACGGCAGCATGGCTATGTAGCGGTTTAGAGAGTACAGTTGATGGGGCGATTTGTTACTACGGATCTAGAATACGGGACTATCAATTTATAAATCCAAAATGCCCAGTATTATTAATTTGGGCAAAGGAAGAAAAATTCTTTGATGTTTTAGAATTAAGTAATGCTCTTAAAACCAAGCCTTTTGTTAGAACACATATATTGGATGGAAAACATGGATTCAGTGATCCTTTTAGTAAAAATTATAATGAGCAATCTCAAAAAATTGCCCAGGACTTGGTTGGTAGGTTTTTACATAGTCTAAAAGGCCGATGA
- a CDS encoding AAA family ATPase, with protein MFLRRLSLLKERIPSHKVYPFSIPAFKSLEKIEFNNSVTFFVGENGSGKSTLLEAIAYKCDFNTAGGGRNNYYEVQSSESALGDYIRLSWAPKITNGFFLRAESLYNFASHIDSLGPAAYEPYGGNSLHKQSHGESFLSIFANRFGKKGIYLLDEPEAALSPARQLTLLRIIRDLVEGGRSQFIIATHSPIILAYPAAQILDFDTSPVSQTTYEDTSHYQITKGFLENRDRYLRKLFEE; from the coding sequence ATGTTCTTGCGAAGATTGAGCTTACTTAAAGAAAGGATTCCAAGCCACAAGGTTTATCCGTTTTCCATACCTGCGTTTAAGAGTTTAGAAAAGATTGAGTTTAACAACAGTGTGACATTTTTCGTAGGCGAGAATGGGTCAGGGAAATCTACACTTCTTGAAGCCATTGCCTATAAATGTGATTTCAACACAGCCGGTGGAGGTAGAAATAACTATTATGAAGTCCAGTCCTCAGAATCTGCATTAGGTGATTATATTAGGCTTTCCTGGGCACCCAAAATCACGAATGGCTTTTTTCTCAGAGCGGAAAGCCTCTACAACTTTGCCTCTCATATTGATAGTCTCGGCCCAGCTGCTTATGAGCCCTATGGTGGCAACTCCCTCCACAAACAATCCCATGGAGAATCATTTTTGTCGATATTCGCTAATAGGTTTGGGAAAAAGGGAATCTATTTATTGGATGAACCGGAGGCTGCTCTTTCCCCAGCTCGTCAGCTCACCTTGTTGAGAATTATTAGGGATTTAGTAGAAGGCGGTCGGTCCCAATTCATTATTGCAACACATTCTCCAATTATTTTGGCTTACCCAGCTGCCCAGATTCTCGATTTTGATACTTCACCGGTTTCTCAAACAACCTATGAAGATACCTCACATTATCAAATTACCAAAGGCTTCTTGGAAAATAGAGATCGTTATTTACGAAAACTATTTGAAGAATAG
- a CDS encoding flavin reductase family protein translates to MKKIKIENRPFGPFPTVLVGADVNGKPNYATLGAYGVVSMKPVLYISLKSTHHTTAGVKENGYFSVNIPSADLVQKTDYCGIVSGKTTNKSNVFTSFYDDIGKAPMISECPINYLCKVIQTIPIFDFEMFLGEIVAVYANEQCLSDGKPDPIKVDPIIMMDLNYCNLNQVVGTPFVIGRSEM, encoded by the coding sequence ATGAAAAAAATAAAAATTGAGAATAGACCCTTTGGCCCTTTTCCAACAGTGCTTGTAGGTGCGGATGTAAATGGCAAGCCAAATTACGCCACTCTCGGGGCATATGGGGTTGTTAGTATGAAACCTGTTCTTTATATCTCATTGAAAAGCACTCACCATACAACAGCGGGTGTCAAGGAAAATGGATACTTCAGTGTTAATATCCCTTCTGCAGATTTAGTTCAGAAGACAGATTATTGCGGTATCGTATCCGGGAAAACAACAAATAAGTCGAATGTTTTCACTTCATTTTATGATGACATTGGCAAAGCGCCCATGATTAGCGAATGCCCTATCAATTATCTGTGTAAAGTCATTCAAACTATACCCATCTTTGATTTTGAGATGTTTTTAGGAGAAATAGTTGCGGTTTACGCCAATGAACAATGTCTTAGCGACGGCAAGCCTGACCCGATTAAGGTCGATCCAATAATTATGATGGATCTCAATTACTGTAATCTTAACCAAGTGGTAGGCACTCCATTTGTAATAGGCCGAAGTGAAATGTAA
- a CDS encoding MerR family transcriptional regulator: MLYTVKEVANLTGVTVKTLYHYHKIGLLKPCRISDVGYRIYGVKELERLQQILFYRELDFSLKDIKKALEDEPSRQLCLTNQYELLIARRQRLDCLLKTLEESIVLAGKGVIMNNQSMFKGLNQNEWESALSEQNEYLKEKYNYDMMAKKEIQVDDLNEKAAEAQQFLFNLSNALKSGWAVTDERLHNLIENHLNFLNTHGTSIDSKSFASQTNFFLEDDFHRNMLETLQPGLCYYLHIAADKFCSIK; this comes from the coding sequence ATGTTATACACCGTAAAAGAAGTTGCAAATCTAACAGGTGTAACGGTAAAAACACTTTATCATTATCACAAAATAGGTTTATTGAAGCCTTGCAGAATCAGTGATGTAGGGTACCGAATCTACGGAGTCAAAGAATTAGAACGCTTGCAGCAAATTTTATTCTACCGTGAACTTGATTTCTCCCTCAAAGATATTAAAAAGGCGTTAGAGGATGAACCGAGTCGTCAGTTGTGTTTGACAAATCAGTATGAACTGCTTATTGCGCGCAGGCAGCGACTTGACTGTTTGTTAAAAACTCTAGAAGAATCGATTGTCCTTGCCGGAAAAGGAGTAATTATGAACAATCAATCTATGTTCAAAGGGCTTAATCAAAATGAATGGGAAAGTGCTCTATCTGAACAAAATGAGTATCTCAAAGAAAAATATAATTATGATATGATGGCAAAAAAAGAAATTCAAGTCGATGATTTAAACGAAAAAGCCGCCGAGGCTCAACAATTTCTTTTTAACCTCTCTAATGCTTTAAAAAGTGGATGGGCAGTAACAGATGAGAGATTGCATAATCTCATAGAGAATCACCTTAATTTTCTGAATACCCACGGCACAAGTATTGATTCGAAGTCATTTGCAAGTCAAACAAATTTTTTCCTAGAGGATGATTTTCATAGAAATATGCTTGAAACTCTGCAACCTGGACTTTGCTACTATCTGCATATTGCAGCAGACAAATTCTGCTCCATAAAGTAG
- a CDS encoding nitroreductase family protein translates to MITNETLKVIRQRRSIRSFKEEQIKDEEIQAILEAGMYAPNAGNQAWHFTVIQNKKLLEKLNLAAKQGAQQMDIEHLRALGNDKEFNCLYHAPTLIIVSGDEKAFVPLEADCAAATQNLLLAAESIGVGACWIFFVLLAFNSPLGTELRNELKLPEGYKPYYTAVFGYKDDIVGDVQDRKPNLITYIR, encoded by the coding sequence ATGATTACTAATGAAACTTTAAAAGTCATTAGGCAGCGTAGAAGTATAAGAAGTTTTAAAGAAGAGCAAATCAAAGATGAGGAAATACAGGCGATACTTGAGGCGGGAATGTATGCTCCTAACGCTGGAAATCAAGCCTGGCATTTTACTGTAATTCAAAACAAGAAATTACTAGAGAAACTGAATCTTGCAGCTAAGCAAGGTGCTCAGCAAATGGATATTGAACACTTAAGGGCATTAGGTAATGATAAAGAGTTTAATTGCTTGTACCATGCCCCTACATTAATTATTGTTTCTGGCGATGAGAAGGCTTTCGTACCTCTAGAAGCTGATTGTGCCGCTGCTACTCAGAATTTACTTTTGGCCGCAGAATCAATTGGGGTGGGGGCTTGCTGGATTTTCTTCGTCCTATTAGCGTTTAATTCACCTTTAGGAACAGAATTAAGAAATGAACTTAAATTACCAGAGGGTTACAAGCCTTACTATACGGCGGTTTTTGGCTATAAGGATGATATTGTCGGCGATGTACAAGACAGAAAGCCAAATCTAATTACATATATCAGATAG
- a CDS encoding pentapeptide repeat-containing protein, translated as MEDKKIKTKVSKPKFEFDLDIIELSGENIVNEMIVSNGIISNCYLENHEAECMTFKKVKLNKVIFNKIILKRLELIDVSFQNCDLSNIDFSKAILHRVEFINCKMVGINLSEATLREVTFINCNSKYAYFRYSNCKQVVFQQCQLISADFKNSLLINVEFQDSNLVEAQMNFTNLRGIDFTSCDIEGIGVNIPDINGVIVNAMQAVDLSRLLGLTVK; from the coding sequence ATGGAAGACAAAAAAATAAAGACAAAAGTTTCAAAACCCAAATTTGAATTTGATTTAGATATCATAGAGCTATCTGGAGAAAATATAGTGAATGAAATGATAGTCTCCAATGGAATAATTTCAAACTGCTATTTAGAAAATCATGAAGCAGAGTGCATGACTTTTAAAAAAGTAAAATTAAACAAAGTCATTTTTAACAAAATTATTTTGAAACGTTTAGAACTGATAGATGTAAGCTTTCAAAATTGTGATTTATCAAATATTGATTTTAGTAAAGCTATATTGCACAGAGTAGAATTTATAAATTGCAAGATGGTGGGTATTAATTTAAGTGAAGCTACATTGAGAGAGGTAACATTCATAAACTGTAATAGTAAATATGCCTATTTTCGTTATTCGAATTGTAAGCAAGTTGTATTCCAACAATGTCAATTGATTTCTGCGGATTTTAAAAATTCATTGTTAATTAACGTAGAATTTCAAGATTCTAATCTTGTTGAGGCTCAAATGAACTTCACAAATCTAAGAGGAATAGATTTTACAAGTTGTGATATTGAAGGGATAGGCGTAAATATTCCAGATATTAATGGTGTCATAGTGAATGCTATGCAAGCGGTTGATCTTTCTAGATTACTAGGGTTGACTGTTAAATGA
- a CDS encoding molybdenum cofactor biosynthesis protein MoaE: MINGRMKKPSPSIDEWLKEAKKNPAALQEGMFLVHNGVVRQTPKAKVRQGIDDGSMVRGMEFDYDAAKVDAAIAETYKMDGIFQVRVWLNQGMLELGDDIMYVLIGGDIRPHVVDALQFLVEKIKSECVTEIEQK; the protein is encoded by the coding sequence ATGATTAATGGAAGAATGAAAAAACCCTCACCATCAATCGATGAATGGCTCAAAGAAGCAAAAAAAAATCCTGCGGCTTTACAGGAAGGGATGTTTTTAGTTCATAATGGCGTTGTCCGCCAAACGCCCAAAGCTAAGGTACGCCAAGGAATTGATGACGGTTCTATGGTGAGGGGAATGGAGTTTGATTATGATGCTGCAAAGGTTGATGCTGCGATTGCCGAAACCTATAAGATGGACGGTATCTTCCAGGTTAGGGTTTGGCTTAATCAAGGCATGCTCGAATTAGGCGATGACATAATGTATGTTCTGATAGGCGGCGATATCAGACCACATGTAGTTGATGCCCTGCAATTCCTGGTAGAAAAGATTAAAAGCGAATGTGTTACCGAAATCGAACAAAAATAG
- a CDS encoding DUF5661 family protein — MNVIHGHYFEGISDRVFNHQHRYSGLSSESPNNPLHVHEISGCSTKDNGHRHYFKLITAPSTEIAGGHFHTYQGFTTTDQRHYHLLSGGTLINNFMPSPRQKFTTAEAQQIGEQLGIDWSKNPFNIEQFRIGLDVELEHGRRDQATNVTEDDPITTAKIALAHLNEFPDYYTRLTKLEKEAKAFWQR, encoded by the coding sequence ATGAACGTAATACATGGTCATTACTTTGAAGGTATTAGTGATAGAGTCTTCAATCATCAACATCGATATTCAGGTCTTAGTAGCGAATCGCCTAATAATCCTCTACATGTTCATGAGATATCTGGTTGCAGTACAAAAGATAATGGTCATAGGCACTACTTCAAGCTAATCACAGCTCCAAGCACTGAAATTGCTGGAGGACATTTTCATACTTATCAAGGCTTTACGACTACTGATCAAAGACACTATCATCTACTGTCCGGCGGCACTTTGATTAATAACTTCATGCCGAGTCCTCGTCAAAAATTCACTACCGCTGAAGCCCAGCAAATTGGCGAACAACTTGGAATAGATTGGAGCAAAAACCCATTTAATATAGAACAATTCAGAATAGGTCTAGATGTGGAATTGGAACACGGTAGAAGAGATCAGGCTACTAATGTTACAGAAGATGACCCGATTACAACAGCAAAAATAGCTTTAGCCCATTTAAATGAGTTTCCGGATTATTACACGAGGTTAACTAAACTTGAAAAAGAAGCTAAAGCATTTTGGCAAAGATAA
- the mutM gene encoding bifunctional DNA-formamidopyrimidine glycosylase/DNA-(apurinic or apyrimidinic site) lyase has product MPELPEVETIRRTLAQHVNGLKIKEVKLVWSSAVISWEDQPFEVLVADRQIQRIDRRGKYLLIRLDNDLTLIAHMRMTGRLNYYTEKQPPDKHTHVVFCLDKGEVHFSDVRKFGRIQAIPTSRSISDSSLGKLGPEPLELEFTPQVLKERFGKKKVSVKAALLDQHVLAGLGNIYVDESLFQARISPNRTVDSLTEEELAELHQAIRNVLQAGIDAQGTSFRDYRDANGEKGSFERALQVYGRGGEPCKVCGQKLERVRLAGRTTVYCSQCQK; this is encoded by the coding sequence ATGCCCGAACTTCCCGAGGTTGAAACAATCCGAAGGACATTAGCCCAGCATGTTAATGGTTTGAAAATAAAAGAAGTTAAATTAGTTTGGTCATCTGCGGTTATCAGTTGGGAAGATCAACCATTTGAAGTACTAGTCGCCGATCGTCAAATTCAAAGGATAGATCGACGGGGTAAATATCTATTAATTAGATTAGATAATGATCTAACACTGATTGCCCATATGAGAATGACTGGGCGTTTAAACTATTACACAGAAAAACAACCCCCTGACAAGCATACTCATGTAGTTTTCTGTTTAGACAAGGGGGAAGTTCATTTTTCAGACGTTCGTAAATTTGGGCGTATCCAAGCAATACCCACCTCTCGGAGCATCAGTGATTCTTCCTTAGGCAAACTTGGACCTGAACCCTTAGAGTTGGAATTTACTCCTCAGGTTTTGAAAGAGCGATTTGGTAAGAAAAAAGTCTCTGTAAAAGCCGCCTTGTTAGATCAACATGTTTTAGCAGGCTTAGGAAATATCTATGTTGACGAATCCCTTTTTCAAGCAAGGATTTCCCCTAACCGTACTGTGGATTCCCTAACCGAAGAGGAACTAGCTGAACTTCATCAGGCAATCCGAAACGTCCTCCAAGCGGGGATTGATGCTCAAGGGACATCCTTTCGAGATTATCGCGATGCCAATGGAGAGAAAGGATCCTTCGAACGGGCTTTACAAGTGTATGGCCGGGGAGGGGAACCATGTAAAGTTTGCGGGCAGAAATTAGAACGGGTTCGCCTTGCCGGCAGGACGACGGTTTATTGTTCGCAGTGTCAAAAATAA